The proteins below are encoded in one region of Brassica napus cultivar Da-Ae chromosome A6, Da-Ae, whole genome shotgun sequence:
- the LOC125575812 gene encoding glutathione S-transferase T3-like, protein MDSRNLHTQSSSYVGLLYSQQGSVQHENFPYESFHSSVHLGESENPPFSSQQSEGTPVGTPVGTPAGTPLSTPVDRVVRRKWTPADDEVLISAWLNTSKDAVVGNEQKSLTFWKRVGEYYAASPHGGEDGEKREHLHCKKRWHRINDHVNKFYGAYATAERQISSGESDTDVLKRAHDIFYADHKTKFSLEHAWCVLRYEQKWLSLNTPKASSKRKNGETTAETPTTENGDHETRPEGIKAAKSRRNTTQGKYVAEYTTLWEMKKEDLAMKERLSKLDILDTLLAKSEPLTEVEEVVKNKLLTAYF, encoded by the coding sequence ATGGATTCAAGGAATCTTCATACTCAATCCTCTAGTTACGTAGGACTGCTTTACAGTCAACAAGGTAGTGTTCAacatgaaaactttccttatgaaAGTTTTCATTCTAGTGTTCACTTAGGAGAATCCGAAAACCCTCCATTCAGTTCACAACAATCTGAAGGCACACCAGTAGGCACACCAGTAGGCACACCAGCAGGCACACCACTGAGCACACCCGTGGACCGTGTGGTTCGACGCAAATGGACCCCAGCGGATGACGAGGTTCTAATCAGTGCGTGGCTCAACACTTCCAAGGATGCTGTAGTTGGAAATGAGCAGAAGTCGCTCACCTTctggaaacgtgttggtgagTATTACGCAGCAAGTCCTCACGGAGGAGAGGATGGTGAAAAGAGAGAGCATCTTCATTGTAAGAAGAGGTGGCATAGGATAAACGATCATGTTAACAAGTTCTACGGCGCTTACGCAACAGCAGAGAGGCAAATTAGCAGTGGTGAGAGTGACACTGATGTTCTCAAGAGGGCTCATGACATCTTCTACGCTGATCACAAAACCAAGTTCAGCCTTGAGCATGCGTGGTGTGTGTTGAGGTATGAACAGAAATGGCTCAGCCTCAACACTCCAAAAGCGAGCTCAAAGAGGAAAAATGGTGAAACCACAGCTGAAACTCCAACCACCGAGAATGGTGATCATGAGACCCGGCCTGAAGGTATCAAGGCTGCTAAATCGAGAAGGAACACTACTCAAGGGAAGTATGTTGCTGAGTATACCACcctttgggaaatgaagaaGGAGGATTTGGCCATGAAGGAGAGATTGTCTAAGTTGGACATACTAGATACTCTCCTCGCCAAGTCAGAACCATTAACTGAGGTAGAAGAAGTTGTCAAGAATAAGCTCTTAACTGCGTACTTCTGA
- the LOC125575958 gene encoding uncharacterized protein LOC125575958: MEMNSSRRSRGFKIAKLLPFCKALKPPTASQDLYNNVHYTSSTTTSYAPQPNFSNDVTPLPPKVSFLLQPSVAHEGEDMDKKLNKMTEKLIGRGINGMEDCVDARAASYISSVRERFKLDHRERLTTTVVSLDHEDVDR, translated from the exons ATGGAGATGAACAGTTCAAGGAGATCAAGAGGGTTCAAGATAGCTAAGCTACTGCCCTTTTGCAAAGCTCTCAAGCCTCCAACTGCCTCCCAAGACCTTTACAATAATGTTCACTACACTTCCTCCACCACAACTTCCTACGCTCCTCAACCTAATTTCAGTAACGACGTAACTCCTCTTCCTCCTAAAGTTAGCTTCCTCCTTCAACCAT CCGTGGCTCATGAGGGGGAGGATATGGACAAGAAGCTTAACAAGATGACAGAAAAGCTGATCGGCAGAGGGATTAATGGTATGGAAGATTGTGTTGACGCTAGAGCCGCTTCTTATATATCTTCGGTTCGAGAAAGGTTCAAGCTGGACCATCGTGAGAGACTGACGACGACTGTTGTTAGCTTAGATCATGAAGATGTTGACCGTTAG
- the BNAC04G38880D gene encoding uncharacterized protein BNAC04G38880D, translating into MGLDWGPVLMSVVFFILLSPGVLFQLPGKSKAVEFGGFQTSGPSIVIHTLLFFAFITISLIALNIHIYAA; encoded by the coding sequence ATGGGGTTGGACTGGGGACCGGTGTTGATGTCGGTGGTTTTTTTCATATTGTTGAGCCCTGGAGTTCTGTTTCAGTTGCCTGGAAAGAGCAAAGCGGTTGAGTTCGGTGGGTTTCAAACAAGCGGTCCTTCCATTGTCATACACACTCTCCTCTTCTTCGCCTTCATCACCATCTCTCTCATCGCCCTTAACATCCACATCTACGCGGCCTAA